One region of Carassius gibelio isolate Cgi1373 ecotype wild population from Czech Republic chromosome A1, carGib1.2-hapl.c, whole genome shotgun sequence genomic DNA includes:
- the LOC127941020 gene encoding RING finger protein 24-like: protein MTVLVIQKEKVKELNLHEICAVCLEEFKQKDELGICPCKHAFHRKCLIKWLEVRKVCPLCNMPVLQLAQQQSMSESVPPSQQPLPGVENLV from the exons atgaccgTCTTG gtTATTCAAAAGGAAAAGGTCAAAGAATTAAACTTGCATGAG ATTTGTGCGGTGTGTTTGGAGGAATTCAAGCAGAAAGATGAGTTGGGAATCTGCCCGTGTAAACATGCCTTTCACAGAAA GTGCCTTATTAAATGGCTGGAGGTGAGGAAGGTTTGCCCGCTGTGCAACATGCCTGTCTTGCAGCTGGCGCAGCAGCAGAGCATGTCCGAATCTGTGCCCCCATCGCAGCAGCCTCTGCCCGGAGTGGAGAACCTGGTGTAG